In Bacillus sp. FJAT-45037, the following are encoded in one genomic region:
- the recD2 gene encoding SF1B family DNA helicase RecD2: MTDEQLPPNEESGIERGYIKGEVLHLVFRNEENAYTVALIRVIDTNEEVKEKKITVVGTLPQLDVAETFLFFGTITEHPRFGQQYQIEQFRRDLPQTKQGIIQYLASGRFPGIGKKTAETIVNTLGERAITRIVEDRSVLKVVPKLSKEKADQLYQQLIDQQGVEQVLMMLSKHGFGLELSMKVYQAYKYQAIDIIQNNPYKLIADVEGIGFRKADLLGAAIGLTGNHPDRIRAGLLFVVQELCLQDGHVYIEKDALIPHVQQLLAAPNEAITMGEIEHVLLTMEEEDALVLEDSRVYIKSLFFAEKGIATSVRRLMATEVKDEFPESEFMKTLGELEEELKIEYAPLQKEAIQTALSSPFMLLTGGPGTGKTTVIKGIVESYARLKGLSLDPGAYTKSNPFPILLVAPTGRAAKRMSEATELPAVTIHRLLGWKGGAGGFDKGEHEQLEGELIIVDEVSMVDIWLANQLLKSIPKGMQVVFVGDQDQLPSVGPGQVLKDFLDSAVVPIVPLTAIYRQKEGSSIIELAHEMKQGKMPADLPEAKPDRRFFPCTNDHVQHVVTQICENAMKKGYVAKDIQVLAPMYKGQAGITELNRLLQELFNPKTEQKREIVFGEIAFRTGDVVLQLVNNPEENVYNGDRGEIVAIFYAKENTEKQDQVVISFDGTEVVYNKKDLNQITHAYCCSIHKSQGSEFPIVVMPVVRNYSRMLRRNLLYTGITRAKKFLLLCGELKSFHTAVTRSDELIRHSMLKDKLIALKKGREEYENGNGQLT, from the coding sequence ATGACAGATGAACAGTTGCCTCCAAATGAAGAAAGTGGAATAGAGCGCGGATATATTAAAGGTGAAGTTTTACACCTTGTTTTTCGTAATGAAGAAAATGCCTACACCGTTGCGTTAATTCGAGTGATTGATACAAACGAAGAAGTGAAAGAGAAGAAAATCACAGTGGTTGGAACCTTACCACAACTAGATGTTGCTGAAACGTTCTTATTCTTTGGTACGATCACCGAGCACCCTAGATTCGGTCAACAATATCAGATCGAACAATTTAGACGAGATCTCCCGCAAACAAAGCAAGGAATTATTCAATACTTAGCAAGTGGCAGATTTCCTGGTATTGGAAAGAAAACTGCTGAAACGATCGTTAATACATTAGGTGAACGAGCAATCACCCGCATTGTTGAAGATCGATCCGTGTTAAAGGTCGTGCCAAAGCTTTCAAAAGAAAAAGCCGATCAACTGTATCAACAACTTATTGATCAGCAAGGTGTAGAGCAAGTCTTAATGATGCTCTCTAAGCACGGGTTTGGTTTAGAATTATCGATGAAAGTATATCAAGCGTATAAATACCAAGCGATCGATATTATCCAAAACAATCCATATAAATTGATCGCTGATGTAGAGGGAATTGGGTTTCGAAAAGCCGATTTACTCGGGGCTGCTATTGGGCTTACAGGCAATCATCCTGACCGCATTCGTGCCGGTTTATTGTTTGTTGTTCAAGAATTATGTTTACAAGATGGGCATGTCTACATTGAAAAAGATGCACTCATTCCTCATGTTCAGCAATTACTCGCAGCACCAAATGAGGCAATTACCATGGGCGAAATTGAGCATGTGCTGTTAACGATGGAAGAAGAGGACGCGCTTGTGTTAGAAGATAGTCGTGTCTATATTAAGTCATTGTTTTTTGCTGAAAAGGGCATCGCCACGAGTGTAAGACGATTAATGGCGACCGAAGTGAAAGATGAGTTTCCTGAGTCCGAATTTATGAAAACATTAGGCGAATTAGAAGAAGAGCTTAAAATTGAATATGCCCCTTTGCAAAAAGAAGCCATTCAAACGGCGCTCTCTTCCCCGTTTATGTTGTTGACAGGTGGGCCAGGAACAGGGAAAACAACGGTCATTAAAGGTATTGTTGAGTCATATGCACGATTAAAGGGACTTTCACTTGATCCAGGGGCGTACACAAAATCAAACCCATTTCCGATTCTACTCGTTGCTCCAACCGGTCGAGCGGCGAAAAGAATGAGCGAAGCCACCGAACTTCCAGCGGTCACGATCCACCGTTTACTCGGATGGAAAGGTGGAGCAGGAGGCTTTGATAAAGGGGAGCATGAGCAGCTTGAAGGGGAATTAATAATTGTTGATGAAGTATCGATGGTTGATATTTGGCTCGCCAATCAATTACTTAAATCAATTCCTAAAGGTATGCAAGTGGTCTTTGTAGGTGATCAAGATCAGCTGCCTTCTGTCGGACCCGGTCAAGTATTAAAAGACTTTCTCGACTCCGCTGTTGTACCGATTGTTCCATTAACAGCGATCTATCGTCAAAAGGAAGGCTCTTCGATTATTGAATTGGCCCACGAGATGAAGCAAGGGAAGATGCCTGCTGATTTACCAGAAGCGAAACCAGATCGACGTTTTTTCCCATGTACGAACGATCATGTTCAACATGTGGTTACACAAATTTGCGAAAATGCGATGAAAAAAGGCTACGTCGCCAAAGACATTCAAGTGCTTGCTCCGATGTATAAAGGGCAAGCAGGAATTACCGAACTAAACCGACTGCTGCAAGAGCTTTTTAACCCGAAAACCGAGCAAAAACGAGAAATTGTCTTTGGGGAAATTGCTTTTCGGACTGGAGATGTCGTTTTGCAACTCGTTAATAACCCAGAAGAGAATGTTTATAACGGCGACCGAGGCGAGATTGTCGCGATCTTTTATGCAAAAGAAAACACAGAAAAGCAAGATCAAGTCGTGATTAGTTTTGATGGAACCGAAGTCGTCTATAACAAGAAAGATTTAAACCAAATCACACACGCCTATTGCTGTTCGATTCATAAATCACAAGGGAGTGAATTTCCGATTGTGGTCATGCCTGTTGTACGAAACTACTCAAGGATGCTCCGTCGAAATTTACTTTATACAGGCATTACGCGCGCTAAAAAATTCTTGTTATTATGCGGGGAATTAAAATCGTTTCACACTGCCGTTACAAGAAGTGACGAGCTAATTCGTCACTCGATGTTAAAAGACAAACTCATTGCGCTAAAAAAAGGGCGAGAAGAATATGAGAATGGAAATGGTCAACTAACATAA
- a CDS encoding tetratricopeptide repeat protein encodes MSWNEKGIAYMNEQNYEEAAKAFNAAIEEDPKDATAFINFGNLLGAIGEEERALVFFDKAIALDEQAATAYYGAGTIYYKQDQFEEAVKMFKQALVNQLEEADVFFMLGMSYYQLGALPHAMANFKRAIELNEADIDARFQYGLTLAQLEQVDEAVIQLEKVVSDAPNHADAFFNLGVAYAYKEDAAKALQAFEDALRIQPDHALAANGKKTVEQAMQ; translated from the coding sequence ATGAGTTGGAATGAAAAAGGAATTGCGTACATGAACGAACAAAATTATGAGGAAGCGGCGAAAGCATTTAATGCAGCGATTGAAGAGGACCCAAAGGATGCGACGGCCTTTATTAACTTTGGAAATTTACTCGGTGCGATTGGTGAAGAGGAGCGAGCACTTGTGTTCTTCGATAAAGCCATTGCGCTCGATGAACAAGCAGCGACAGCGTATTACGGAGCGGGGACGATCTATTACAAACAGGATCAATTTGAAGAAGCCGTTAAGATGTTTAAGCAAGCGTTGGTGAATCAATTAGAGGAAGCTGATGTCTTCTTTATGCTAGGGATGAGTTACTACCAATTAGGAGCTTTGCCTCATGCGATGGCAAATTTCAAGCGTGCGATTGAGTTAAATGAAGCTGATATTGATGCACGTTTCCAGTACGGATTGACGCTTGCTCAACTTGAACAAGTGGATGAAGCAGTGATTCAACTTGAAAAAGTCGTCAGTGATGCACCGAATCATGCGGATGCCTTTTTCAATCTTGGGGTAGCGTATGCGTATAAAGAAGATGCCGCAAAAGCGTTACAAGCCTTTGAAGACGCCCTACGTATTCAGCCAGATCATGCACTTGCTGCCAATGGAAAGAAAACCGTCGAACAAGCCATGCAATAA